The genome window CATGGTGTGACGGGCGGTGTGTACAAGGCCCGGGAACGTATTCACCGTGGCATGCTGTTCCACGATTACTAGCGATTCCGACTTCATGCCGTCGAGTTGCAGACGACAATCCGAACTGAGACATCTTTTGGGGATTAACCCATTGTAAATGCCATTGTAGCACGTGTGTAGCCCAACCCGTAAGGGCCATGAGGACTTGACGTCATCCACACCTTCCTCCCGCTTATCACGGGCAGTTCCCCTAGAGTGCCCAGCCGAACTGCTGGCAACTAAGGGTGTGGGTTGCGCTCGTTGCCGGACTTAACCGAACATCTCACGACACGAGCTGACGACAGCCATGCAGCACCTGTATGATATCCAGCCGAACTGACCGATCGATCTCTCGAAAGTACGATATCTATGTCAAGGGTTGGTAAGGTTCTGCGCGTTGCTTCGAATTAAACCACATGCTCCACCGCTTGTGCGGGCCCCCGTCAATTCCTTTGAGTTTTAATCTTGCGACCGTACTCCCCAGGCGGAATGCTTAATCCGTTAGGTGTGACACCGAACAGCATGCTGCCCGACGTCTGGCATTCATCGTTTACGGTGTGGACTACCAGGGTATCTAATCCTGTTTGCTCCCCACACTTTCGCACCTCAGCGTCAGTATCGAGCCAGTGAGCCGCCTTCGCCACTGGTGTTCCTCCGAATATCTACGAATTTCACCTCTACACTCGGAATTCCACTCACCTCTCTCGAACTCAAGACCAGCAGTATCAAGGGCAGTTCCGGGGTTGAGCCCCGGGATTTCACCCCTGACTGACTGATCCGCCTACGCGCGCTTTACGCCCAGTAATTCCGAACAACGCTAGTCCCCTCCGTATTACCGCGGCTGCTGGCACGGAGTTAGCCGGGACTTCTTTACCGGGTACAGTCATTATCTTCCCCGGCGAAAGAGCTTTACGATCCTAAGACCTTCGTCACTCACGCGGCATGGCTAGATCAGGCTTGCGCCCATTGTCTAAGATTCCCCACTGCTGCCTCCCGTAGGAGTCTGGGCCGTGTCTCAGTCCCAGTGTTGCTGATCATCCTCTCAAACCAGCTACTGATCGTCGACTTGGTAGGCCATTACCCCACCAACTATCTAATCAGACGCGGGCCGATCCATCCCCGATAAATCTTTCCCCCGAAGGGCGTATACGGTATTACTCTCAGTTTCCCGAGGCTATTCCGTAGGGATGGGCACGTTCCCACGCGTTACTAACCCGTCCGCCGCTCACCCCGAAGGGCGCGCTCGACTTGCATGTGTTAGGCCTGCCGCCAGCGTTCGTTCTGAGCCAGGATCAAACTCTCAAGTTGAAAGCTCCGAAGAGCTATCCTTGACGTTCGAACCTCTGCACATCGTCCCGTTGTTCAAACGGGACAGTCTCTGTTCCATGTGCTCAAGGTACCAAAGGTACCGAAAGCCACATCAAACAGTGAAGCTGACACCCCATCATCGGCCGAAACCTAAGGGCGCGATATACAGACGTTGATCCATCGAAATGAACCGAAACCGCCCGCATATCTCTTCAGTATTATAGCGATGTCAAAGAGCGTGAGACAAAAACAAACAAGATGCGCCCTATCTTCGGCGCGCCCCGCCTGCCTGCCTCGAATTTCGTGGTCCGCAGCGTTTACCGAACCTTGTCTAACTCGTCAACACCTTTTTTCGAAGTGCCGCCGAACTAAGCAAAACCGCTAAATCCGCGTCCCGGTAGCGCCTCAGCCCCGCCGGTGAAGCGCTGTCTACGGATATCACCCAAACCCCGCAAGCACATTCCGACAGAAAATCGATAGAAAATCGTAAGTGGTTGATTGGTAATGGGTAAATAGGGGTGGGGTCGGGGAACCAAACCGTCATTTGCTGCGCAGCAACGCCTCTATCTCGGTCCGAAGGGGCATCGACATGGCCGCTCCTGCCCGAGTCACCGAGATTGCGGCAGTCGCATTGCCGAATCTTACGGCGTCTTTTGGATCCGCACCTCGAGACAAGGCAGCTGCGACACCTCCGTTGAACGCATCTCCCGCGCCGGTCGTCTCGGCAACGGGCCCTGCATGCAGTGCAGGCACATGAATTGCGTCGATTCCGTCATGAAAGAGTGCGCCGTTCTCGCCAAGGGTCAGAATCACCGCTCCTACACCACGGGCGACAAGATCCCGGGCCGCGCGCTCCGCTCCTTCGATGCTGGACACATCGATTCCCGTGAGCGCTTCGGCCTCCGACTCGTTCGGGGTTATGAAATCGCAAAGCGCGAGCATGTCGCCGGGAATCTCCGTCGCCGGGGCGGGATTGAGAATCGTCCGCGTTCCCGCACTGCGCGCGATCCGCAATCCGGCATGCGCCGCGTCGAGCGGTTGTTCGAGCTGGGTGAGGAAGATGTCCGCCTCCTCGATCAGCGATCGGTTTGCCTCCACGTCCTCGGGCGAAAGGCCCCCTGCCGCACCCGGTGCGACGATGATCGCGTTGTCGCCCGTCCCCGCGTCGACGAAGATGAAGGCCGCGCCGGTATGATTGTCGGGATCCTCGATCACCCGGGGAATCACCCCTGCGTCTTCCCAAGTCCTGCGGGCAAGATCGCCGAAGGCGTCGCGGCCGAGGCGGGTCAGCATCTGCACCTGCCCCCCCGCCCGCGCCGCGGCGACCGCCTGGTTCGAGCCTTTACCGCCGGGGGTGAGCGCGAACGATTCCCCCAGGATCGTCTCTCCCATCCGCGGCATCCGCGCGGCCCGATAGGTCGTGTCCGCGTTGAACACTCCCATGATGACGATCGACATCTTCCTGCTCCTTCGTTGTCTGCGAGCGGCAGTTCAAAGCAATCGGACAGCGGTGACCAGATCGAATCTCCCGCGGCGATCGGTATCCCGGCTGGACCTCTGGGGGACGGCGGCACGTTGAGGTAGCGATTTCGACACATCCGGAGAACCAAGATGTTCGACAGTACGAACCCGGCAACGGGCGAAAAAGTCGCCACACATCCCGAACTGACCGACGACGAACTTGAGGAGCGGATCGCCAAGGCACACGCTACGTTCCGCAGCTGGCGCAACTCCAGCTACGACGAGCGTACGGCCCTGCTTGATCGAATCGCCGACGTCTACGAAGCCAATGTCGACGATCTCGCGCTCACCATCACCAAGGAGATGGGCAAGCCGATCGAGGCCGCAAAGGGCGAGATCCGGAAATCGGCCACCGCCTTCCGCTATTATGCAAAGAACGGTCCGGCCCTTCTGGAGCCCAAGGAATACGACCTCGGCGACGGCAAGCGCGCCGTCGCGCGATATCTTCCACAGGGCGTCGTGCTGGCCGTCATGCCGTGGAATTTTCCCCATTGGCAGGTTGTGCGGTTCCTCGCTCCGGCGATCATGGCCGGGAATGTCGGCCTCCTCAAACATGCGTCGATCTGTCAGGGCGTGGCACAGGATATCGAGAGAATCGTCCTCGATGCGGGCGCGCCCGAGGGGCTGTTCCAGAACCTTGCCATCAAGTCCGACAAGGTCGACGGCGTGATCGCCGACGACCGGATCGTTGCCGCGACACTCACTGGCAGCGAAGGGGCCGGTCGGGCGGTCGCCGCCTCGGCGGGACACCATTTGAAGAAGGTCGTGCTCGAACTCGGTGGCTCGGACCCCTTCATCGTCATGCCCTCCGCCGACATGGATGCCGCCGTCGAGCAGGCCGTGACCGCGCGGGTCCAGAACGCGGGTCAATCCTGCATCTGCGGCAAGCGCCTGATCCTGCATGCGGACATTCACGACGATTTCCTGGCGCGCTACGCCGAGGCGATGAAGGCCGTGAAGGTCGGCGATCCGATGGATTCGTCGAACGATATCGGTCCGCTTTCCAGCTTCGACCAGCGCGATACGGTCGTGAAGCAGCTCGAAGATGCGAAATCGCGCGGCGCGACCCTGATGTTCGGGGGCGAGGCGCTGGACGGTCCCGGGGCCTATATGTCGCCCGGTATCCTCACCGGGGTGGATCCCAAATCCGACCTGATGTCCGAGGAGATCTTCGGCCCCGTCATGATGGTCTTCAGGGCGGACAACATCGACGAGGCGATCGAGATCGCCAATGCGATCCCCTTCGGCCTCGGATCCTCGGTCTGGACGGAGGATGCCGGCGAGCGGGAGCGATTCATCCGCGATATCGAGGCCGGCATGACGGCGATTAACCAGATCACCGCCTCCGCCCCCGAAGCCCCCTTCGGAGGGGTGAAACGGTCGGGACATGGACGCGAGCTCGGGCCCCATGGCCTGCACGAATTCATGAACCTCAAGACCGTCTTCCTGAGCGATTGACCCGATCGGCGGCGGATCCCGGCAGGGTCCGCCGCTACGCCCTCACGCCGTCTCGGACAGGACCAACCCTCCGAGATCGGCTAGCAGCCGGACGACCTCGTCCACACCCTGCCCCGATTTCAGCGATGCAAAGACGACCGGACCCTCGCCGCGCATCCGCGCCGCATCGCGCGCCATGACGTCGAGCGATGCACCCACATGCGGGGCGAGGTCGGTCTTGTTGATCACGAGGATGTCCGACCGGGTGATCGCGGGGCCGCCCTTGCGCGGAATTTCCTCCCCGGCCGCGACGTCGATGACATAGATCGTCAGATCGGCAAGTTCGGGGCTGAAAGTGGCCGAGAGGTTGTCGCCCCCGGATTCGATCACTACCACTTCAAGATCGGGATGACGCTCCCTCAGCCGCGCGATTGCGGCGAGATTGATCGATGCATCCTCGCGAATCGCCGTATGCGGACAGCCGCCCGTCTCGACACCCATCACGCGATCGCCCGGAAGCACCTGCATCCGCATCAGCGCCTCGGCATCCTCCTGCGTGTAGATATCGTTGGTGATGACCCCGAGCGAGATCGCGGGATGAAGCGCCCGGGCAAGCGCCGCGGTCAGCGTCGTCTTGCCGGCACCGACGGGGCCGCCGATTCCGATGCGCAATGGTCCGTTCATGATCGGAAGATCCTCGGTTGCAATGTCTCGTGTCGCATCGCCGCGATATCCGCGACGAAGCTTGCCGTCGCAAGATCGTCGGGACCGCATCCGTGCGTCTCTTCTGCGATTCGCTGGCAGAGCGGATGGAGCCCCGCGACGATCGCCTGCGCCCGCGTCTGTCCCAGCGGCATGAGACGCTGCGCGGCCGAGACGATGCCGCTCACCATCGCAAGGAGATATTGCGCGACAGTCGCATCGACCGGAAGGCCGAGCCCGCGGCAGGCATGGCCAATCGCCACCGGATAGCAGAGCGCGCGATCCGCGATGGGCCATGCCGCTGCGACAGTCGTCCCGAAGCTTGCCCCCGTATCCTCGATTTCTACGACCCGCTCGGCCGAGGCGGCGAAGGCGCGGGCTGTCCGGTCGAGGTCGGCCAGATCCTCATCCTCGCAGATCGCCGCCGCGCGGATGAGAATCGCATCGGCGCGGCCCGACCCGTGCATCAGCAGATCGCAGAGCCATTCGTCCAGATCGTCGGGCCCCGCTACAGTCCCGTCGGCGATGGCCTGCTCGAGCCCCTGCGAATACGCGAATGCCCCCGTGGGAAAGGCGGGAGAGAACCATTGGGACAGGACAAGCTGCGCCTCATCCATGGCTGTGCCCCATCGTTCGTCCATGGCCATAGGCCCCGCCTTCCGGACGGAACGGCCCCATGAACGGGGTCAAAGTCGCGCCGAGCCCGGAGAGCATCTTCTCCATGACCGGCTCGCGCTGGATGACCAGCCGCGTGGATGAGATTTCGCAAGGGGTGTGGCGATTGCCGATATGCCAGGCAAGACGCGCCAGATCGGGGCCGGTGATCGCGACCAGCGGTTCGTCCGCGGCCAGGACCTCGACCGATCGGCCGTCTTCGAGGACGAGCCGATCACCATGATCGAGCGATGTGACCTGTTCCAGGTCGATCAGGAAGGACAGTCCGCCTTCCCCCGTCAGACGCTTGCGGCGCAGCAGGCGCGCCGCGTAGTCGAGCCGGACGGCATCGACGGGCGCTTCCCCGTCGGCTGTCCCGACTGTCGAGGCAACGGGAAGGAACGCCATTCAGGCATCCCTCCGGTCACATGGCTTCAGGCGTAGTAGACGTCCGCGAAGACGTGACGCACGAGGTTCTCGCGCTTCAGGCCACGCTGGGCAAGCTGCTCGTCGGTCATCGCGTTCAGCGCCTGAAGGCGACGGTAGCGGCTGGAATTCTCGCCCATGGCGATGAGGCCGTGGCCGATCGCCGAGAAGAAGGCCGAGACGGTCTGGCCGAAGGTGCGGCTGTCGGTGCGGGTGTCGTGTGCGGTGTGGAAGGTCGCGTCTGCCATTGGATCGGTTTCCTTTGGATCGTGTGGGTTCCTCTTGCACACGAAGGTAGGGAACGCTGCATCGCAGCAAAACCGACAATGAGGAATGTCCGCCTTGCACGAGATGCAAACCGGACAGCTTCGTTGACCTTATTTTAGGGAATTCTCGCATCAGAACAGGAAATACCTTTGCGCCATGGGAAGAATCTCGGCCGGTTGGCAGGTCAGAAGCTCTCCGTCGGCCCTGACCTCGTAGGTTTCGGGATCGACCTCCATGACAGGCAGGGCCGTGTTGAGGATCAGATCGCGCTTTCCGATGCCCCGCGTTCGCCGCACTGCGGCAGTGGTTTTTCTGAGGCCCAGCGCCGCGCCGATGCCGTTGGCCTCGGCCGCCTGACTCACGAAGAGAACGGCGGAGGCTTCGACCGCACGCCCCATCGCGGCGAACATCGGGCGGGAATGGACCGGCTGCGGCGTGGGGATCGACGCGTTCGGGTCGCCCATCTGTGCGCAGGCGATGGACCCGCCCAGCAGCACCATCTCGGGCTTCACGCCGAAGAAGGCAGGCTTCCACAGCACAAGATCCGCCCGCTTGCCGACCTCGATCGAGCCGATCTCGTGACTCATCCCATGGGCAATCGCCGGGTTGATGGTGTATTTCGCGATATACCGGCGCACGCGCATGTTGTCGTTCTCGCCGCTCTCTTCCGGCAGGCGGCCACGTTGCTTGCGCATCTTGTCGGCGGTCTGCCAGGTGCGGATGATCACCTCGCCCACGCGACCCATGGCCTGGCTGTCCGACGCGATGATCGAGAACGCCCCGATGTCGTGCAGGATGTCCTCGGCCGCGATCGTCTCGCGACGGATGCGGCTTTCCGCGAAAGCGATATCCTCTGGCACACGCTTGTCGAGGTGATGGCACACCATCAGCATGTCGAGATGTTCCTCGACGGTATTGGCCGTAAAGGGCCGCGTCGGGTTGGTCGAGGAGGGCAGAACGTTCTCGTCGCCGCAGATCTTGATGATATCGGGCGCATGGCCTCCGCCCGCGCCTTCGGTGTGGAAGGCATGGATCGTCCGCCCCGCAATGGCATCGACGGTCGTTTCCACAAAGCCGCTCTCGTTCAGGGTGTCGGTATGGATCATGACCTGCACGTCCATGTCGTCGGCGACCGACAGACAGCAATCGATGGCGGCGGGCGTCGTGCCCCAGTCCTCGTGCAGCTTGAGCGCGCAGGCCCCCGCCTCGACCATCTCGACAAGCGCATCGGGACGGCTCGCATTGCCCTTGCCCGACAGCCCGATATTCATCGGCACGCCGTCCAGTGCCTGCAGCATACGACCGATATGCCACGGGCCGGGCGTGCAGGTCGTGGCGAGCGTGCCATGCGCCGGCCCCGTGCCGCCGCCCAGCATCGTGGTCAGCCCGGAATGAAGCGCATCCTCGATGAGCTGCGGACAGATGAAGTGGATATGGCTGTCGAACCCACCGGCGGTCAGGATCCGGCCCTCGCCTGCGATGGCCTCCGTGCCGGGCCCCACCACGATGTCGACACCCGGCTGCACGTCCGGGTTCCCGGCCTTGCCGATCGCGGCGATCCGTCCGTCTCGCAGCCCCACATCCGCCTTGTAGATCCCGGTATGGTCGACGATCAGCGCATTGGTGATGACGGTATCGACCGCACCCTCGGCCCGCGTCGCCTGACTTTGGCCCATGCCGTCGCGGATCACCTTGCCGCCGCCGAACTTGACCTCCTCGCCATAGGTGGTGAGGTCGCGTTCAACCTCCACGATCAGGTCGGTATCGGCCAGACGGACGCGATCGCCCGTTGTCGGGCCGAACATCGCGGCATAATCGGCGCGGGCAATCTTGGTGGCCATCTGGGATCCGGATCCTTGGAAATCTGCCTCAGATTTCCCCGGTGCGTGCGTCACGACAAGACTTCACGCCCGTCGCGACGGCGTTTGCACAAAATTTACGCGAAGTTCGTCAGCCAGGCTGCTTCAACCCGCGCCGACCCAACCGGCGCGCGTTGGAGCGGGTCCGGCGACCGATCGGCTTCAGCCAGGCGGAATAGATCTCGTCGGGCCGGCCGCCCTTCATCGCCGCGTTCCACGCCGCGAGGTTGGCGGCCATCAGGGCCGGCCCCTTCTCGGACACCATGCGGTTGTTTTCGGAAGGCGTGACCGACCAGATCCCGGCCATGCCGAAAAGCCTGTATGTGATGACGGCCTGCGCTTCGGCTGCCATCTGTGCCCCGGCGAGTCCCGCGCGGAACATGTCGAGCGGTACGTTCATGGTCATGGAATATCCCTTCCGAGGAAATGCTGCATATGCGAACACCGCCCAGGTGCCGATGTTCCACGGGCCGGATCAGAGCGGTCCCATCACCTGCCCGCGAAAGCCGAACACGTTGCGATCGCCCGAATACGCGATCAGGCGCACCTCGCGCCTCTGGCCCGGTTCGAACCGCACCGCGGTGCCCGCGGCAATATCGAGCCTGCGACCGCGGGCGACCTCGCGATCGAACTCCAGCGCCGCGTTCGTCTCGGCGAAATGGTAATGGCTGCCCACCTGGACCGGCCGGTCGCCCGTATTGGCGACCATGACCGTCACGGCCTCGCGTCCTTCGTTGAGCGTGATGTCGCCCTCGGCTGTCAGGATCTCTCCGGGGATCATGGCGCACTCCTAGCGGATCGGGTTGTGAACGGTGACGAGCTTCGTGCCGTCGGGGAACGTCGCCTCGACCTGCACGTCGGGGATCATCTCGGGCACCCCCTCCATGCATTGCTCGCGCGTCACGATCCGGGCACCCGCCTGCATCATGTCGGCCACGCTGCGGCCGTCGCGGGCCCCCTCGACCACTGCATCGGTGATCAGCGCGATCGCCTCGGGGTGGTTGAGCTTCACCCCCCGTTCGAGCCTGTTGCGCGCCACGATCGCGGCCATGGAGACGAGCAGCTTGTCCTTCTCGCGCGGTGTCAGTTGCATGGGTCAGAACCTCCAGACGGGGGGAAGCGGTGCGCCCGAAAGGCGCTCCAGAACGGGTATCAGAACGGTCCGCAGCGCAAAGCCGTCCTCGGCCAGAACGCGGCAGACGAGAAGTCCGGGCCGGGGCATCGTGACGCCGGCACTGGCCGGCAGCATCGCCCGCAGGGCTGCCAGTTCGGCCGACACGTCCGGAGCCGCCAGCGCGACGAGCGCCATGGCCCCCGCCCCGCCTCCGATCGCCCGGCGCGCCATCAGCGCGGCAATATCGCCCGAAAGATCGCATCCGTCGCGGAAGATCTCGCTCCCGCCGCGACGCAGCAGGACCCGGTCGGAGAACGCGCCCGCGCGCAGCACCTCGCCGCGCGCGTGCCGCCCGAAGACGACCGGCTCGACCATCAGGAATCGCGCCGACGGGTCCATCTCGATCGACAGCCGGCGCCGCAAGCGCGCGCCGTCGAAGAGGATCGTCTCCTGCGGAAGCCAGTCAAGGGTGCCATTCGCCCCGACGGAAAGCCGCGTGTCCATCCGGCCCGCGATACTGCCCGCCGCGCGGTAGATCCGCTCGGCCGCCTGCGTCGTCAGGACGAGGGACGCATCCGCTTGCGCATTCGCCTCCACGGTGAAGCGGTCGCCACCGGCGATGCCACCGCCGGTATTGATGCAGACCGCCGTCACTGCCGGGCCCCGCGCGGTCGGGAACAGCGCCTTCAGCGCACCGGACTGACGCAGATCCGACAGCCCGCTTGCCCCACTGCGCGCCGCGACCGACACGACCAGCTGCCCGATCGAACGGGGCTGCTGGTTCTGGGTCAGGTCTATCGCGGGAAGGTCGGTCATTTCGCGACCATCCTATCCCGGGTTTCGCGCTTGCCCAGAGGCACACGCCACTGCCCGTCGAAAAACGCGGCGTTCGCCCGAAAATCAGGCAGACGCCGCACCGATCCGCGAGATCCCGATCAGTTCATCGCCTGATCCGTGACCTCGTGCGTCCATGCGCCCTCGGGCTCTTCGGTGATGGCCGGATTCTCTTCCGAAATCGCCGAGAGCAGCGTCTGGACCGTCTGGTCGTAGGCCGCCGGGTCGAGCGTGCCGTCGCTGTTCTTCGTGAGCTCCGAGACCTGGTTCATCATGTAGAGCTGATGATCGAGCGTCTGCGCGCCGGACATGTCGTTGTCGATCACGATCTGCGCGGCCTCCCCGGGATTTTCGGCCGCCCATTCCCATCCGCGCATCGAGGCGCGCACGAATCGCGCCATCTTGTCGACGAATGCCGGATCCTCCAGATCCTCCTCCATGACGTAAAGCCCGTCCTCCAGCATGCCGACGCCCTCGTCGAGATAGTTGAAGTTCACGAGTTCCTCGTCGGTATAACCCGCATCGAGGATCTGCCCGTACTCGTTGTAGGTCATGGTCGAAATGCAATCGGCCTGCCCCTGCAGCAGCGGATCGACATTGAAGGCCTGGCGCAGCACCTCGACGCCGCCCTCGCTGCCATCGGTCGCGATCCCGAGCTGCGCCATCCATGCATAAAAGGGATATTCGTTGCCGAAGAACCAGACCCCCAGCGTGCGGCCCGGGAAATCATCGGGGCTCTCGACCCCGGTCTCGGCAAGACAGGTGAGCTGCAACCCGCCCGAGGCGAAGGGCTGCGCGATGTTGACGAGTGGCAGGCCCCGTTCCCGCGCGGCGAGCGCCGCCGCCATCCACGTGACGATCACGTCCGCGCCGCCGCCCGCGATCACCTGCTCGGGTGCGATGTCGGGCCCGCCGGGATTGATCGTGACGTCGAGGTTTTCCTCGTCGTAGAAGCCCTGATCCTGCGCCACGTAATAGCCCGCGAACTGGGCCTGCGTCACCCATTTGAGCTGCAGGGTGACCTCGTCGGCCTCCTGCGCCTGGGCGGCCCCCGCGATCGTCAGGGCGAGCCCGGCGAGTATCGTCCGTTTCATATGAGTCTCCTTGTTGGGTCGTCCGGGGTTCATCCCCGGTTCGACGGATGCCAGAAGGTCAGACGCCGTTCCGCGATGGCTATGATGCCGTAGAATAGCGATCCGGCAAGTGCGGCGAGCACGATCTCGGCCCAGACCATCTCGAGCGCGAGCTGACCCACCGAGACCGAGATCCGGAACCCCACGCCCACGATGGGCGAGCCGAAGAATTCCGCGACGATCGCCCCGATCAGCGCCAGCGTGGTCGAGATCTTGAGCCCGTTGAAGATGAAGGGAAGCGCCGCCGGCAGCCGCAGCTTCACAAGCGTCTGCAGGTAGCTCGCGCCGTAGGTCCGCATCAGGTCGCGCTGCATCGGCTCGGTGGCCGACAATCCCGCGACCGTGTTCACGAGGATCGGGAAGAAGACCATCACGACGACGACAGCCGCCTTCGATTCCCATCCGAAACCGAACCACATGACAAGGATGGGTGCCGTGCCCACGATCGGCAACGCGGCCATGAAGTTGCCGACCGGCAGCAGCCCGCGCTTCAGAAAGGCGTACCGATCCGCTACGATGGCGACGGCGAAGGCCGCGATCGCGCCGATGATGTATCCGCTGAGCGCGCCCTTCAGGAACGTCTGCACGAAATCCGCCCAGAGCACCGGGATGCGGCTCACGAAGGTGTCCGCGATGATGGAGGGCGGCGGCAGGATCACCCCGGGCACGTCGAGACCGCGCACCACCAGTTCCCACATCACCAGAAGCGTCGCACCGAAGATCGCGGGCACCGCGATCCGGACCGACCGCAACCCCGAGGTGGCCCCCCCTGCCAGCGCCACGTTGAGCGCCCATCCCGCCGCCCAGAGGACCAGTGCCAGCGCGACCAGCATCATCGCCCGAGCCCCATCCGCGCGAGGAACCCGCGCTCGATCACCGCGATCAGCGCGACGAGCCCCGCCGCGAGGATCGCCGCGGCAAAAAGCGCGGACCAGATCTGCACCGTCTGCCCGTAATAGCTTCCGGCCAGTAGCCGTGCGCCGAGCCCGCTCACCGCGCCCGTCGGCAGCTCGCCCACGATGGCTCCGACGAGGCTCGCCGCGATGCCGATCTTGAGCGAGGCGAAGAGATAGGGCAGCGAGGCCGGCAGCCTGAGTTTCGAGAATGTCTGCGCCCGGCTCGCGCCATAGGTCGCAAGCAGGTCGAGCTGCATGGCATCGGGGCTGCGGAACCCCTTCACCATGCCCACCACGACCGGAAAGAACGACAGATACGCGCTGATCACCGCCTTGGGGACGATCCCCTGCACGCCCACCGAATAAAGCACGACGATGATCATGGGCGCGATCGCGATGATCGGCACGGTCTGGCTGACGATAGCCCAGGGCAGCACGCTCATGTCCATGACCCGGCTATGCACGATCCCCACCGCCAGCACGATCCCGAGCGCCGTGCCGATGGCAAAGCCCAGAAGCGTGGCCGACAGCGTGACCCAGGCATGGAACACCAGGCTTCGCGGAGAGCTGACCGCTTCGCCGAAAGTCGACGACCAGAGCTCGGCGGCCACCTGATGCGGGGCCGGCAGGCGCGGCCGCTCCTGCTCGAAGGCGCCCGCGACGCTCACTGCCGGATTGGCGAGCGCCAGCGCCACGCCCCCCATGCCCCGCCGCTCCGAAGCGGTTTCGGGATGCACCGCGATCTCGGCCCGCGCCGCCGCGATCACGGATTGCTGCGCATTCATCGGAATGCAGGCCAGATACCAGAGCGCGAGAATCGCCGCCACGACGGTCAGCACGGGCACGAGCGTGCCGCCCATTCCCCTGAGCCAGAGCGCGACGCGCCCCGACCGGCCGATCCCCGCCTGCGGGGCCGCCAGAGGCGCATCGCTCATCCTCGCGGCTCCCGCATTTTCATCTGTCCGGAAATACTCACGATCCCGACGGTGCCACGAAATGTTTCGCACGCGAAACATTTCCGGGCCCCGCCGCCGATCCTCTCGTGCCGCGTCATGCCGCTTCCATCCCCGCGCGCAGGCCTTCGCGAACCCGGTGCGCGATCTCGATGAACTCCCGCGAATCGCGGATATCGAGCGGCCGCTCCCTCGGCAGGGGGCTGTCGATCACATCGCTGATCCGCCCGGGTCGCGGGCTCATCACGACGATCTTCGTCGAGAGATAGACCGCCTCCGGGATCGAATGGGTCACGAACAGCATCGTCTTGCCCGTCCGCCCCCAGAGCGCCAGCAATTCCTCGTTGAGCCTGTCGCGCACGATCTCGTCGAGCGCGCCGAAAGGCTCGTCCATCAGCAGAAGATCCGCATCGAAGCTCAGCGCCCGCGCGATGGAGGCCCGCTGTTGCATGCCGCCC of Palleronia sp. LCG004 contains these proteins:
- a CDS encoding ABC transporter substrate-binding protein; its protein translation is MKRTILAGLALTIAGAAQAQEADEVTLQLKWVTQAQFAGYYVAQDQGFYDEENLDVTINPGGPDIAPEQVIAGGGADVIVTWMAAALAARERGLPLVNIAQPFASGGLQLTCLAETGVESPDDFPGRTLGVWFFGNEYPFYAWMAQLGIATDGSEGGVEVLRQAFNVDPLLQGQADCISTMTYNEYGQILDAGYTDEELVNFNYLDEGVGMLEDGLYVMEEDLEDPAFVDKMARFVRASMRGWEWAAENPGEAAQIVIDNDMSGAQTLDHQLYMMNQVSELTKNSDGTLDPAAYDQTVQTLLSAISEENPAITEEPEGAWTHEVTDQAMN
- a CDS encoding urease subunit beta, yielding MIPGEILTAEGDITLNEGREAVTVMVANTGDRPVQVGSHYHFAETNAALEFDREVARGRRLDIAAGTAVRFEPGQRREVRLIAYSGDRNVFGFRGQVMGPL
- a CDS encoding antifreeze protein; the encoded protein is MTMNVPLDMFRAGLAGAQMAAEAQAVITYRLFGMAGIWSVTPSENNRMVSEKGPALMAANLAAWNAAMKGGRPDEIYSAWLKPIGRRTRSNARRLGRRGLKQPG
- a CDS encoding ABC transporter permease: MMLVALALVLWAAGWALNVALAGGATSGLRSVRIAVPAIFGATLLVMWELVVRGLDVPGVILPPPSIIADTFVSRIPVLWADFVQTFLKGALSGYIIGAIAAFAVAIVADRYAFLKRGLLPVGNFMAALPIVGTAPILVMWFGFGWESKAAVVVVMVFFPILVNTVAGLSATEPMQRDLMRTYGASYLQTLVKLRLPAALPFIFNGLKISTTLALIGAIVAEFFGSPIVGVGFRISVSVGQLALEMVWAEIVLAALAGSLFYGIIAIAERRLTFWHPSNRG
- a CDS encoding ABC transporter permease yields the protein MGGTLVPVLTVVAAILALWYLACIPMNAQQSVIAAARAEIAVHPETASERRGMGGVALALANPAVSVAGAFEQERPRLPAPHQVAAELWSSTFGEAVSSPRSLVFHAWVTLSATLLGFAIGTALGIVLAVGIVHSRVMDMSVLPWAIVSQTVPIIAIAPMIIVVLYSVGVQGIVPKAVISAYLSFFPVVVGMVKGFRSPDAMQLDLLATYGASRAQTFSKLRLPASLPYLFASLKIGIAASLVGAIVGELPTGAVSGLGARLLAGSYYGQTVQIWSALFAAAILAAGLVALIAVIERGFLARMGLGR
- a CDS encoding urease accessory protein UreD yields the protein MTDLPAIDLTQNQQPRSIGQLVVSVAARSGASGLSDLRQSGALKALFPTARGPAVTAVCINTGGGIAGGDRFTVEANAQADASLVLTTQAAERIYRAAGSIAGRMDTRLSVGANGTLDWLPQETILFDGARLRRRLSIEMDPSARFLMVEPVVFGRHARGEVLRAGAFSDRVLLRRGGSEIFRDGCDLSGDIAALMARRAIGGGAGAMALVALAAPDVSAELAALRAMLPASAGVTMPRPGLLVCRVLAEDGFALRTVLIPVLERLSGAPLPPVWRF
- a CDS encoding urease subunit gamma; protein product: MQLTPREKDKLLVSMAAIVARNRLERGVKLNHPEAIALITDAVVEGARDGRSVADMMQAGARIVTREQCMEGVPEMIPDVQVEATFPDGTKLVTVHNPIR